A region from the Rosa rugosa chromosome 6, drRosRugo1.1, whole genome shotgun sequence genome encodes:
- the LOC133716319 gene encoding uncharacterized mitochondrial protein AtMg00310-like — MTVFKFPTSLCNQINSALANFWWGNSSTMGIHWKKWASLGLPKSQGGLGFRNIADFNVALLAKQAWRLHSNPEALWVRVLKSRYFPAGSFWDAGRGCSPSWAWSSLLEGRSLLSAGSLWCIGSGATVNSWLDNWIPRYPTFNLRLLAPAILNDSSVEAITDRESNSWNLSTLHTILPPDALTAIQATSFGSHTDIDTLIWSAHSSGISSVKSGYNFSVSESASLLTTHPHHSQTTPPSV; from the coding sequence ATGACTGTCTTTAAATTTCCTACCTCCCTCTGCAATCAGATTAATTCGGCCCTTGCAAATTTTTGGTGGGGAAACTCCTCCACCATGGGAATTCATTGGAAAAAATGGGCTTCACTTGGTCTCCCTAAATCCCAGGGTGGTTTGGGATTTCGTAATATTGCTGATTTTAACGTTGCCCTTCTTGCCAAACAAGCTTGGCGTCTGCACTCAAATCCGGAGGCCTTGTGGGTTAGAGTGTTAAAAAGTCGTTACTTCCCTGCTGGATCTTTTTGGGATGCTGGCCGGGGCTGCTCCCCCTCTTGGGCTTGGTCTAGCCTTCTGGAAGGTCGCTCCCTTCTATCTGCAGGGTCTCTTTGGTGCATTGGGTCCGGGGCAACTGTAAATTCCTGGTTGGACAACTGGATTCCCAGATATCCCACCTTTAATCTCAGACTCTTAGCGCCTGCCATTTTGAATGACTCCTCCGTGGAGGCAATCACTGACCGGGAGTCAAATTCATGGAACCTCTCTACTCTCCACACTATTCTTCCACCCGATGCATTAACTGCTATCCAAGCTACTTCTTTTGGCTCTCACACAGACATTGATACTTTGATATGGTCTGCTCACTCTTCGGGTATCTCTTCAGTCAAAAGTGGCTACAACTTTAGTGTTTCAGAATCTGCCTCCTTGCTTACTACCCATCCACACCACTCACAAACTACTCCCCCATCTGTCTAG